The following proteins come from a genomic window of Desulfonatronum sp. SC1:
- the ablB gene encoding putative beta-lysine N-acetyltransferase, with amino-acid sequence MSPNVAPCSPSKPSVDKLERIGASLIQHGPLNARAYLMHLAPPEEPTIVPTLEKLARTHGYTKIFAKVPEGAAARFTRAGYAAEAVVPGLYNGREAGVFMGRYFADWRRHPANPHALRDVLAVARKKAAQAAIPSPSPSLSPSLPQDSRIIPLGPDQAEDMAEVYRAVFDSYPFPIFDPGYLRSSMTGNTRFYGVLIRDRLAALASAEMDPETGSAEMTDFATLPEFRGRKLAGILLAHMTERMRDLGLSTLYTIARAESYAMNVTFARAGYVFGGTLPNNTHIGGGLESMNVWHLALRDAPSQPFNQNPKT; translated from the coding sequence ATGTCGCCTAACGTCGCGCCATGCAGCCCTTCCAAGCCCTCCGTGGACAAGCTGGAACGTATCGGCGCTTCCCTGATCCAGCACGGGCCGTTAAATGCCAGGGCATATTTGATGCATCTGGCCCCGCCCGAGGAGCCGACCATCGTGCCCACCCTGGAAAAACTGGCTCGCACGCACGGGTACACCAAGATCTTCGCCAAGGTGCCCGAAGGTGCGGCGGCCCGGTTCACCAGGGCCGGATACGCGGCCGAGGCCGTGGTTCCCGGGCTGTATAACGGCCGCGAAGCCGGCGTGTTCATGGGCCGGTATTTCGCGGACTGGCGCAGACACCCGGCCAATCCCCATGCATTACGCGACGTTTTGGCCGTGGCCCGAAAAAAGGCGGCCCAAGCCGCGATTCCCTCGCCGTCCCCGTCCCTTTCTCCTTCCCTGCCCCAAGACTCGCGCATCATCCCCCTGGGTCCGGACCAGGCCGAGGACATGGCCGAAGTCTACCGCGCCGTGTTCGACTCCTATCCCTTCCCGATTTTCGACCCAGGCTACCTGCGCAGCTCCATGACCGGGAATACGCGCTTCTACGGCGTCCTGATCCGGGACCGGCTGGCGGCCTTGGCCTCCGCGGAGATGGACCCGGAAACCGGGTCAGCGGAAATGACCGACTTCGCCACCCTGCCTGAATTTCGGGGCCGCAAGCTGGCTGGTATCCTCTTGGCGCATATGACCGAACGGATGCGGGACCTGGGGCTGAGCACCCTGTACACCATCGCCCGGGCCGAATCCTACGCCATGAACGTCACCTTTGCCCGGGCCGGTTACGTCTTCGGCGGAACCCTGCCCAACAACACGCATATCGGCGGAGGGCTGGAGTCCATGAACGTCTGGCACCTGGCGTTGCGTGACGCCCCTTCCCAACCCTTCAACCAGAACCCGAAAACATGA
- a CDS encoding ABC transporter permease, translating to MKLPFSGWSLIRLYTILVYLFMFLPIVVVIILSFNPQQFASFPMQGFSLKWYVQLAQNEAILRAFKNSLVLGTLTALIASAIAVPAAMAFVRYSFRGKNTLNTLLLAPIMIPEVVLGVALLLFIRWLQQPKSFALLLAGHVILTLPYVLLIVQARMVSIKRVYEEAALSLGASPFQTFKEVTLPLLMPAVLAGMLFSFTISFDDITATLFWATAEHQTVPVRIFGMLRHSISPEINALGTVMIVFTIMTPLLAGYCIRRFSKS from the coding sequence ATGAAACTTCCCTTTTCCGGTTGGTCTCTGATCCGACTGTACACCATCCTGGTGTATTTGTTCATGTTTCTGCCCATCGTGGTGGTGATCATCCTCTCCTTCAATCCGCAGCAGTTCGCCAGTTTCCCAATGCAGGGCTTCAGCCTGAAGTGGTATGTCCAACTGGCCCAGAACGAGGCTATACTGCGGGCCTTCAAGAATTCCCTCGTCCTGGGCACCCTCACCGCGTTGATCGCCTCGGCCATTGCCGTGCCCGCGGCCATGGCTTTTGTCCGCTACAGCTTCAGGGGCAAGAACACCCTGAACACCCTGCTGCTCGCGCCGATCATGATCCCGGAAGTGGTCCTGGGCGTGGCCTTGCTGCTGTTCATCCGCTGGCTGCAACAACCCAAGAGCTTCGCACTGCTCCTGGCCGGACACGTGATCCTGACCCTGCCCTACGTGCTGCTCATCGTGCAGGCCCGGATGGTCAGCATCAAGCGGGTCTACGAGGAGGCCGCCCTGTCTTTGGGCGCCAGCCCGTTCCAGACCTTCAAGGAAGTCACGCTCCCGCTACTCATGCCCGCGGTCCTGGCCGGAATGCTCTTCTCCTTCACCATTTCCTTCGACGACATCACGGCCACCCTGTTTTGGGCCACGGCGGAGCACCAGACCGTGCCCGTGCGCATCTTCGGCATGCTCCGCCATTCCATCAGCCCCGAAATCAACGCCCTGGGCACGGTCATGATCGTCTTCACGATCATGACCCCGCTCTTGGCCGGGTATTGTATTCGGAGGTTTTCGAAGAGTTAG
- a CDS encoding extracellular solute-binding protein yields MQKQLNDVREKYVSGDLSRRDFVKYCAVAGVAAGLVGGPFGLARQALAQGSIRFDGWGGTTSQAFRRYAFEPFTQATGVRVIDGEFGDMDTYLTRVIASFPPGGEFNLAHLSGVFDYARYVGLEFNSALDESKIPNLALVMESMIAPYRKLTPEALSAVPYNLGQTGIAYNTKHISKEKAEELGASLLWDDSVRGNLGSWGDWRTNIWYAALHTGQNPNDIQDMDAVWNALRAQVPMVKKYWGSGAELMSLLAGEEIYATVAWSGRIAHLQNDGYPIGFLAPKNCYSWQECIFVIKGTDLDVAQQLLDFMLAPEASIAVAEGQMYPPSLDPTKVDLPESIHKLPAFDPTGKLDGYLFADPLYWNDKQMEWAERWDRIRATS; encoded by the coding sequence ATGCAGAAACAACTCAATGACGTTCGTGAAAAGTACGTGTCCGGGGATCTGTCCCGGCGGGATTTCGTCAAATACTGCGCCGTAGCCGGCGTGGCCGCCGGATTGGTGGGCGGGCCGTTCGGTCTGGCGCGCCAGGCCCTGGCCCAAGGCAGCATTCGCTTCGACGGCTGGGGCGGAACCACCTCCCAGGCCTTTCGCCGGTACGCCTTTGAGCCCTTTACCCAGGCCACGGGCGTGCGCGTGATCGACGGCGAATTCGGGGACATGGACACCTACCTGACCCGGGTCATCGCCTCGTTTCCTCCAGGCGGCGAGTTCAACCTGGCCCACTTGAGCGGCGTGTTCGACTATGCCCGCTACGTGGGGCTGGAGTTCAACTCCGCCCTGGACGAGTCCAAGATCCCAAACCTGGCCCTGGTCATGGAGTCCATGATCGCTCCCTACCGCAAGCTGACCCCGGAGGCCCTGTCCGCGGTGCCCTACAACCTGGGCCAGACCGGCATCGCCTACAACACCAAGCACATTTCCAAGGAAAAGGCCGAGGAACTGGGCGCCTCCCTGCTCTGGGACGACAGCGTGCGCGGCAATCTGGGCAGTTGGGGCGACTGGCGGACGAACATCTGGTACGCGGCCTTGCATACCGGGCAGAACCCCAACGACATCCAGGACATGGACGCGGTCTGGAACGCCCTGCGCGCCCAGGTGCCCATGGTCAAGAAGTACTGGGGCTCGGGCGCGGAGTTGATGAGCCTGTTGGCCGGCGAGGAAATCTACGCCACCGTGGCCTGGTCCGGTCGCATCGCCCACCTGCAAAACGACGGCTACCCCATCGGCTTCCTGGCGCCGAAGAACTGCTATTCCTGGCAGGAATGCATTTTCGTGATCAAGGGCACCGACCTGGACGTGGCCCAGCAATTGCTGGACTTCATGCTCGCCCCGGAAGCCTCCATCGCCGTGGCCGAAGGGCAGATGTACCCGCCCAGCCTGGATCCCACCAAGGTGGACCTGCCGGAGAGCATCCACAAACTGCCTGCCTTCGACCCCACCGGCAAGCTGGACGGCTACCTCTTCGCCGACCCGCTGTACTGGAACGACAAACAGATGGAGTGGGCCGAGCGCTGGGATCGCATCAGAGCGACGAGTTAG
- a CDS encoding ABC transporter permease, protein MKESRWRPWLLLSPSLTAIFFLLVVPVLFVVVYSFWLRAPTGAAIPAFQFGNYARFFEDLFYPTILFRTLRVSVICVLLCLIMGYIPAYFFYRSTSRYRQALILLIMVPFWISFIIRTMSWINILGANGFLNYTLMRFGIITEPLSLLYNEAAVLMGLIQYLLPFMILNIYVSLEAIDKNLLEAARSMGCNEWQAFREVTLPLSLPGVSAGCLLVFVLTAGTYLPPMILGGPGNEMIANLIFNRVIGTLDWPFGSAISVILLLLLGCIVWTYNHYLGINTLFKAFKS, encoded by the coding sequence ATGAAAGAAAGCCGCTGGCGGCCATGGCTGCTGCTTTCGCCGTCCCTGACCGCCATCTTTTTTCTGCTGGTGGTCCCGGTGCTCTTCGTCGTGGTCTACAGCTTCTGGCTGCGCGCCCCCACCGGGGCGGCCATCCCGGCGTTCCAGTTCGGGAATTACGCTCGTTTTTTCGAGGACCTGTTCTACCCGACCATCCTCTTCCGCACCCTGCGGGTCTCGGTGATCTGCGTCCTGCTATGCCTGATCATGGGCTACATCCCGGCCTACTTCTTTTACCGCAGCACGTCCCGCTACCGCCAGGCCCTGATCCTGCTGATCATGGTCCCATTCTGGATCAGCTTCATCATCCGGACCATGAGCTGGATCAACATTCTCGGGGCCAACGGATTCCTGAACTATACCCTGATGCGCTTCGGGATCATCACTGAACCGCTCTCCCTGCTGTACAACGAAGCGGCCGTGCTCATGGGGCTGATTCAGTATTTGTTGCCGTTCATGATCCTGAACATCTACGTCAGCCTGGAGGCCATCGATAAAAACCTGCTGGAAGCGGCCCGGAGCATGGGCTGCAACGAGTGGCAGGCCTTCAGGGAGGTCACTTTGCCGCTGAGTCTGCCCGGGGTCAGCGCCGGATGTCTGTTGGTCTTCGTGCTCACCGCGGGCACCTATTTACCGCCGATGATTCTGGGCGGACCGGGCAACGAAATGATCGCCAACCTGATTTTCAATCGGGTCATCGGCACCCTGGACTGGCCCTTCGGATCGGCCATCAGCGTGATCCTGCTCCTGCTTCTGGGATGCATCGTCTGGACCTACAACCATTATCTGGGCATCAATACGCTGTTCAAGGCGTTCAAGAGTTAA